One Microcaecilia unicolor chromosome 8, aMicUni1.1, whole genome shotgun sequence DNA window includes the following coding sequences:
- the ERI2 gene encoding LOW QUALITY PROTEIN: ERI1 exoribonuclease 2 (The sequence of the model RefSeq protein was modified relative to this genomic sequence to represent the inferred CDS: inserted 1 base in 1 codon), with protein sequence MVREMATKTLAKQLGLIRKSSITSANGENSRRPALKQIFDYLIILDFESTCWKDSKQHYSQEIIEFPAVLLNTSTGEIESEFQIYVQPQEHPFLSEFCTELTGIKQDQVDNGLPLKICLSQFSKWIEKLQQENQFTFISAVANDSVPGSRLCAFVTWSDWDLGVCLQYECKRKQLRKPDILNSWIDLRATYKLFYHRRPKGLNGALQDLGIKFSGREHSGLDDSRNTARLAWRMICDGCVMQITKSLDKVRPKMNLAARASNVVLAQSNPSRGNDTANCLSKETRGDSGHEGMKDNNISKTICNSSGKEIYQGSNSKSPCIQPNGKATSNDIVTAKQNQGQSLLAPQTLMNGLSTPLGYKQPHVANCNSAQLIKNGVTLGQFTSTPKNSSALLSPSLVLVSTTVSSGNDMTDLDKSSGSDSFSLLADWEDVAIMPESQPELKKKSVQLEEKSTLHTLAEKVAEPPVMLKELTAIDYNSSEYSNKSTLNPEASKLKFIAYRSPDTTIYNVRNVKQTLSSSTFKLPSAIPSISRRTTNLSGTVQAAKHSTPLPDFPKRKLSTTRLYSPLKKQPFTIYKDEMSSSSVSLPMTNSRSTSVPPTVLNCTVNQNQPFKMRENWKMTPPFCNCSRRXQRLLVSNPGPNQGRAFYSCPVGKRDEGNRKGCGYFKWEQSLLRAKSSSSASFLSKSGMSSESSKTNSVLSGSHQKKHLGLRPSMRT encoded by the exons ATGGTTAGAGAGATGGCAACCAAGACTCTGGCAAA gcagCTTGGGTTAATTAGAAAAAGCTCCATAACTTCAGCAAACGGTGAGAATTCACGGAGACCTGCTTTAA AACAAATTTTTGATTATTTGATTATTCTTGACTTTGAATCTACTTGCTGGAAAGATAGTAAACAACACTACAGCCAAGAAATCA TTGAATTTCCTGCAGTTTTGCTAAACACTTCAACTGGAGAGATTGAATCGGAATTTCAGATCTACGTCCAGCCTCAAGAACATCCTTTTCTCTCGGAATTTTGCACAGAATTAACAGGCATAAAACAG GATCAAGTTGATAACGGTCTACCCTTAAAGATCTGCCTGTCTCAGTTTTCTAAATGGATTGAGAAGCTACAGCAGGAGAACCAGTTCACTTTTATTTCTGCTGTTGCAAACGATTCTGTGCCTGGCAGCAGATTGTGTGCTTTTGTAACCTGGTCAG ACTGGGATCTGGGTGTTTGTTTGCAGTATGAGTGTAAGAGGAAACAGCTGAGAAAGCCAGATATCCTCAATTCATGGATTGATCTCAGAGCAACTTACAAA cTTTTCTACCACAGAAGACCTAAGGGACTAAACGGTGCATTGCAGGATCTAGGAATTAAATTCTCTGGACGAGAGCATTCTG GTTTGGATGATTCTCGTAATACTGCCCGTCTTGCATGGAGGATGATCTGTGATGGATGTGTGATGCAAATCACCAAATCCTTGGATAAG GTGCGCCCAAAGATGAATTTAGCTGCAAGAGCTTCAAATGTGGTTCTGGCTCAAAGTAATCCGTCTCGAGGTAATGATACTGCTAATTGCTTATCTAAAGAGACCAGAGGTGATAGCGGCCATGAAGGCATGAAGGACAATAATATTTCTAAAACTATTTGTAATTCTTCTGGAAAAGAAATTTATCAAGGATCTAATTCTAAAAGTCCATGTATCCAGCCTAATGGCAAAGCAACCAGTAATGACATAGTGACTGCCAAGCAAAATCAAGGCCAAAGCTTATTGGCTCCGCAGACTTTAATGAATGGGCTTTCTACCCCTCTGGGTTATAAACAGCCACATGTTGCAAACTGTAACTCGGCACAGCTTATAAAAAATGGTGTGACGCTTGGACAGTTTACATCAACTCCAAAAAACtcctctgctcttctcagtccTAGCTTAGTCTTGGTATCTACCACTGTTTCTTCAGGCAATGACATGACCGATTTGGACAAAAGTTCTGGCTCTGATTCTTTCTCTCTGTTGGCTGATTGGGAAGATGTTGCTATAATGCCAGAATCTCAACCTGAGCTAAAAAAGAAATCTGTACAACTAGAAGAGAAGTCAACATTGCACACACTGGCAGAAAAGGTTGCAGAACCACCAGTCATGTTAAAAGAACTTACTGCAATCGATTACAACAGTTCTGAGTATTCAAATAAATCTACCTTAAATCCAGAAGCTTCCAAACTGAAGTTTATTGCATACAGAAGCCCCGATACCACTATTTATAATGTCAGAAATGTAAAGCAGACCTTGAGTAGTTCTACTTTCAAGTTACCCAGTGCTATTCCAAGTATTTCTAGGAGGACCACTAACTTGTCAGGTACTGTACAAGCTGCAAAACATTCCACGCCTTTACCAGATTTTCCCAAGAGAAAACTTTCCACAACACGACTTTATTCACCACTGAAAAAGCAGCCTTTTACTATATACAAAGATGAGATGTCCTCCTCCAGTGTTTCTTTGCCAATGACGAATTCCCGTTCCACTTCTGTTCCTCCTACAGTCCTCAACTGCACAGTCAACCAAAATCAGCCTTTTAAGATGAGAGAAAATTGGAAAATGACTCCACCGTTCTGTAACTGTAGTCGAA GCCAAAGATTACTTGTTTCTAATCCTGGTCCAAACCAAGGCAGAGCCTTCTACAGTTGCCCTGTGGGAAAACGCGATGAAGGAAATCGGAAGGGATGTGGCTATTTTAAATGGGAGCAATCTCTTCTGAGGGCAAAATCCTCAAGCTCAGCTTCCTTTCTTTCCAAATCTGGGATGAGTTCAGAGTCTTCAAAAACAAATTCTGTGTTGTCCGGCTCTCATCAGAAGAAACACCTGGGTCTCAGGCCCTCTATGAGAACCTAA